In a genomic window of Xylophilus rhododendri:
- a CDS encoding SGNH/GDSL hydrolase family protein codes for MRTGSRPLQTTLAGLLLMPLATLAGNAASPPPQVPAKAAWVASWQASPQPVWGDGFLFPTGLPASLQDRTVRQVARLSLGGGRLRLVFSNAYGTEPLRLGSATVARPAAASGALIPGSLRSLSFGGQPGATVPPGAFVVSDPVALPLPALAAISVSFHLPDATPVRSFHWDGRQTTWLLPGEQTQAMAPSTSDAQSTTARPLLSAVQVENTQAAGAVAVMGDSITDGATASLDQDHRWPDYLAARLAPHGVAVVNAGISGARLLSDGMGANALARLDRDVLAQPGVRSLVVLLGINDIAWPGTAFAPDARRPGLAELSAGLRQLVAQAHGRGVRVVGATLTPFEGALPGTPLADYYNADKDALRQQFNDWIRHGGAFDAVIDFDAALKDPAHPSRLAAAYDSGDRLHPGDAGNRAMADAVDLGTLVPGLSENPARETALRP; via the coding sequence ATGCGAACCGGTTCCCGACCGTTGCAGACGACCCTCGCGGGCCTGCTCCTGATGCCCCTGGCCACGCTGGCCGGCAACGCTGCTTCGCCGCCACCACAGGTGCCGGCCAAGGCCGCCTGGGTGGCCAGCTGGCAGGCCAGCCCGCAGCCCGTCTGGGGCGATGGCTTCCTGTTTCCGACCGGCCTGCCGGCCAGCCTGCAGGACCGGACGGTGCGGCAGGTGGCGCGCTTGTCGCTGGGCGGCGGGCGCCTGCGCCTGGTGTTTTCCAACGCCTATGGCACCGAGCCGCTGCGGCTGGGATCGGCGACCGTGGCTCGCCCCGCCGCTGCTTCGGGCGCGCTCATCCCCGGCAGCCTGCGCAGCCTGAGCTTCGGCGGCCAGCCGGGCGCGACCGTCCCGCCAGGGGCTTTTGTCGTCAGCGATCCGGTGGCCCTGCCGCTTCCCGCGCTGGCCGCCATCAGCGTCAGCTTCCACCTGCCCGATGCCACGCCGGTGCGCAGCTTCCACTGGGACGGGCGGCAGACCACCTGGCTGCTGCCGGGCGAGCAGACGCAGGCCATGGCGCCGTCCACCAGCGATGCGCAGAGCACCACGGCCCGTCCGCTGCTGTCCGCCGTGCAGGTCGAGAACACGCAGGCGGCCGGCGCCGTCGCCGTGATGGGCGATTCGATCACCGATGGCGCCACCGCCAGCCTGGACCAGGACCACCGCTGGCCGGACTACCTCGCGGCCCGGCTCGCGCCGCACGGCGTGGCCGTGGTGAACGCGGGCATCTCCGGTGCCCGGCTGCTGTCCGACGGCATGGGCGCCAACGCCCTGGCGCGGCTGGACCGCGACGTGCTTGCCCAGCCCGGCGTACGAAGCCTGGTGGTGCTGCTGGGCATCAACGACATCGCCTGGCCCGGCACCGCCTTCGCGCCCGATGCACGGCGACCCGGCCTGGCCGAGCTGAGCGCCGGCCTGCGTCAGCTGGTGGCCCAGGCCCACGGCCGCGGTGTACGGGTGGTGGGCGCCACGCTGACCCCTTTCGAGGGCGCATTGCCGGGCACACCCCTGGCCGACTACTACAACGCCGACAAGGACGCGCTGAGACAGCAGTTCAACGACTGGATCCGCCATGGCGGCGCCTTCGATGCGGTCATCGACTTCGATGCCGCCCTGAAAGACCCCGCGCATCCGTCGCGGCTGGCCGCCGCCTACGATTCGGGCGACCGGCTGCATCCCGGCGATGCCGGCAACCGCGCCATGGCCGATGCGGTGGACCTGGGCACACTCGTGCCGGGCCTGTCCGAAAACCCAGCCAGAGAAACCGCCCTGCGGCCCTGA
- a CDS encoding MFS transporter, with protein sequence MRTLLSPLLALAIGAFGIGVTEFAPMGMLPSIASDLGVSIPSAGLLISAYAMGVLIGAPLMTLTTARVPRRTLLISLMGIFTLGNLLSALADNYTLLLAARVLTSFNHGAFFGVGSVVAASVVAPEKRAGAVASMFMGLTIATIGGVPLATWVGEMFGWRSAFWGITVLGLLAMLALRLALPPLPADPHGNMKAEIQVLGQGPVLSALALTVLGSSAMFTVFTYIVPILRQEALASTAFVTAMLVLYGVGLTIGNVWGGRAADRSRDGTLIVSLSALTAVLLAFAVVMKWQLPAAAAILVWGIASFAIVPPLQMRVMAAAEHAPNLASAMNIGAFNLGNAIGAALGGAVIGADLGYPAVSIAGAAMAASALMLVLLLARKPAHAA encoded by the coding sequence ATGCGCACCCTGCTCTCCCCCCTCCTGGCCCTGGCCATCGGCGCCTTCGGCATCGGCGTGACCGAATTCGCGCCCATGGGCATGCTGCCCTCGATCGCCAGCGACCTGGGGGTGTCCATCCCCTCGGCCGGGCTGCTGATCAGCGCCTACGCCATGGGCGTGCTGATCGGCGCGCCGCTGATGACACTGACCACCGCCCGGGTGCCGCGCCGCACCCTGCTGATCTCGCTGATGGGCATCTTCACCCTGGGCAACCTGCTGTCGGCACTGGCGGACAACTACACCTTGCTGCTCGCCGCGCGGGTGCTGACCTCCTTCAACCATGGCGCCTTCTTCGGCGTGGGCTCGGTGGTGGCGGCGAGTGTGGTGGCGCCGGAGAAACGCGCCGGCGCGGTGGCCTCGATGTTCATGGGGCTGACCATCGCCACCATCGGCGGCGTGCCGCTGGCCACCTGGGTGGGCGAGATGTTCGGCTGGCGCAGCGCCTTCTGGGGCATCACCGTGCTGGGGCTGCTGGCCATGCTGGCCCTGCGCCTGGCGCTGCCGCCGCTGCCGGCCGATCCGCACGGCAACATGAAGGCCGAGATCCAGGTGCTGGGCCAGGGCCCGGTGCTGAGCGCGCTGGCGCTCACGGTGCTGGGGTCGAGCGCGATGTTCACCGTCTTCACCTACATCGTGCCCATCCTGCGGCAGGAGGCGCTGGCCTCCACCGCCTTCGTCACCGCCATGCTGGTGCTCTACGGCGTGGGCCTGACCATCGGCAATGTGTGGGGCGGGCGCGCGGCCGACCGCTCGCGCGACGGCACGCTGATCGTGTCGCTGTCGGCGCTGACCGCCGTCCTGCTGGCCTTCGCGGTGGTGATGAAGTGGCAGTTGCCGGCCGCCGCCGCCATCCTGGTCTGGGGCATCGCCAGCTTCGCCATCGTGCCGCCGCTGCAGATGCGGGTGATGGCGGCGGCCGAGCATGCGCCCAACCTGGCCTCGGCGATGAACATCGGCGCCTTCAACCTGGGCAATGCCATCGGCGCGGCGCTGGGCGGGGCGGTCATCGGCGCGGACCTGGGTTATCCGGCCGTGTCGATCGCCGGGGCCGCCATGGCGGCGAGCGCGCTGATGCTGGTGCTGCTGCTGGCGCGCAAGCCAGCGCACGCCGCCTGA
- a CDS encoding extracellular catalytic domain type 1 short-chain-length polyhydroxyalkanoate depolymerase has translation MNPDLQKLMAQAARLTQGGQLAEATTLLRSWMGGGLGTVPGMPQDGAQDADVIDVTARRVDAPEQEPTRQEGGFTAHSFAGTADRRDYKLFLPAGAGAAGPMPLLVMLHGCTQNPDDFAAGTRMNQLAQARGWAVLYPAQSRKANPHGCWNWFKHTHQTRERGEPALIAGMVEQVMVNHRIDPQRIYVAGLSAGGAMAAILGETHPDLFAAVGVHSGLAAGAARDLSSAMAAMQTGAPAPRGNGQGSGMPTIVFHGEADSTVNVANARAVVAASVGAAAAGHGEASSVQGTRGARREVFRAADGSVRAELWLVHGAPHAWSGGGPGSYTDPQGPDASAEMLRFFAAQRLR, from the coding sequence ATGAATCCCGATCTGCAGAAACTGATGGCACAGGCCGCCCGCCTCACCCAGGGCGGCCAGCTCGCCGAGGCGACCACGCTGCTGCGTTCCTGGATGGGCGGCGGGCTCGGCACTGTGCCCGGCATGCCGCAGGACGGGGCGCAGGATGCCGATGTCATCGACGTCACCGCCCGCCGGGTGGATGCCCCCGAGCAGGAGCCGACGAGGCAAGAAGGCGGCTTCACAGCCCACAGCTTCGCCGGCACGGCCGACCGCCGCGACTACAAACTCTTCCTGCCCGCCGGCGCCGGCGCCGCGGGACCGATGCCGCTGCTGGTGATGCTGCACGGCTGCACCCAGAACCCCGACGACTTCGCCGCCGGCACCCGCATGAACCAGCTGGCCCAGGCGCGCGGCTGGGCCGTGCTCTACCCGGCGCAGTCGCGCAAGGCCAATCCGCACGGTTGCTGGAACTGGTTCAAGCACACCCACCAGACCCGCGAACGCGGCGAGCCCGCGCTGATCGCCGGCATGGTGGAGCAGGTGATGGTGAACCACCGCATCGATCCCCAACGCATCTACGTGGCGGGCCTGTCGGCCGGCGGAGCCATGGCGGCCATCCTGGGCGAAACCCATCCGGACCTCTTCGCCGCCGTCGGCGTGCATTCCGGCCTGGCGGCCGGCGCGGCACGCGATCTGTCCTCCGCCATGGCCGCCATGCAGACAGGCGCCCCGGCGCCGCGTGGGAATGGGCAGGGCAGCGGCATGCCCACCATCGTCTTCCATGGCGAGGCCGACAGCACCGTCAACGTGGCCAATGCCCGTGCGGTGGTGGCGGCCAGCGTGGGCGCGGCGGCGGCGGGCCATGGCGAAGCGTCGTCGGTGCAGGGCACACGCGGCGCCCGGCGGGAAGTCTTTCGTGCGGCGGATGGTTCGGTGCGCGCCGAACTCTGGCTGGTGCACGGCGCGCCGCATGCCTGGTCGGGCGGCGGTCCGGGCAGCTACACCGATCCGCAGGGGCCGGACGCCAGCGCGGAGATGCTGCGCTTCTTCGCCGCGCAGCGCCTGCGTTAG
- a CDS encoding CopG family transcriptional regulator: MPRKSTAHTAVVKPADEKITINLGHVDLGQVDLLVQEGFFSSRTEFIRTAIRNQLNQQGDVLRQLVLRKSLVLGLQHYSVAELEAVRARDERLQIRVLGLASIDTAVTPELALATIESITVLGALHASPAVRAALSTRLR, encoded by the coding sequence ATGCCCAGAAAAAGCACAGCCCACACCGCCGTGGTCAAACCCGCCGACGAGAAGATCACCATCAACCTCGGCCATGTGGACCTGGGCCAGGTCGACCTGCTGGTGCAGGAAGGCTTTTTCTCCAGCCGCACCGAATTCATCCGCACGGCGATCCGCAACCAGCTGAACCAGCAGGGCGATGTGCTGCGCCAGCTGGTGCTGCGCAAGTCGCTGGTGCTGGGCCTGCAGCATTACTCGGTGGCCGAGCTGGAAGCGGTGCGCGCGCGGGACGAGCGGCTGCAGATCCGGGTGCTGGGCCTGGCCTCCATCGATACGGCGGTGACACCCGAACTGGCGCTGGCCACCATCGAATCGATCACCGTCCTGGGTGCCCTGCATGCCAGCCCCGCCGTGCGCGCCGCCCTCTCCACCCGCCTGCGCTGA
- a CDS encoding tripartite tricarboxylate transporter substrate-binding protein: protein MPPSDPSRRAALAALASLCCSEAGAQSGAVRAARPTELIVPGSRDAPLGVSAAVLAEAMSLRWRHRVALQFASGAVSGALAVIKGSPDGNRIGLASPSLGINAALRPALPYSTLADLAPVCELATFEYGIFVNPALPVHTVAELIAHALDARTPMRYVSPGVGTGSHLAAESMGYEAGVKLEHVPVPTYDAAEKVVATGQVQVLFRGLAASVAETRKGPLRLIGLMGQRVVADAAGVSSVAQVLPGFEFTGTLGVIAPRTMQPATVRQLAQDISSLVTAPDTRQRLASLGLQAQASSPDEYEAHLRADIARWRLVGRITKVRLS, encoded by the coding sequence ATGCCCCCATCCGATCCGAGCCGCCGCGCCGCGCTGGCAGCACTGGCCAGCCTGTGCTGTTCAGAGGCGGGCGCGCAATCGGGCGCCGTGCGCGCGGCGCGCCCCACGGAGCTGATCGTGCCCGGCAGCCGCGATGCGCCGCTGGGCGTTTCGGCCGCCGTGCTGGCCGAGGCCATGAGCCTGCGCTGGCGCCATCGCGTGGCGCTGCAGTTCGCCTCGGGCGCGGTCAGCGGCGCGCTGGCCGTCATCAAGGGCAGCCCGGACGGCAACCGCATCGGCCTGGCCTCGCCCTCCCTGGGCATCAACGCGGCGCTGCGGCCGGCCCTGCCCTACTCCACCCTGGCCGACCTGGCGCCGGTGTGCGAGCTGGCCACCTTCGAATACGGCATCTTCGTCAATCCCGCGCTGCCGGTGCACACCGTGGCGGAGCTGATCGCCCATGCGCTGGATGCCAGGACCCCGATGCGCTATGTCAGCCCCGGCGTGGGCACCGGCTCGCACCTGGCGGCGGAATCCATGGGCTACGAGGCCGGCGTGAAGCTGGAGCATGTGCCCGTGCCGACCTACGACGCCGCCGAGAAGGTGGTCGCCACCGGCCAGGTGCAGGTGCTGTTTCGCGGCCTGGCGGCTTCCGTCGCGGAAACCCGCAAAGGTCCGTTGCGGCTGATCGGGCTGATGGGGCAGCGTGTGGTGGCCGACGCCGCGGGCGTGTCCTCGGTCGCCCAGGTGCTGCCGGGCTTCGAATTCACCGGCACGCTGGGGGTGATCGCGCCCCGCACCATGCAGCCCGCCACCGTCAGGCAGCTGGCGCAGGACATCTCCAGCCTGGTGACGGCGCCCGACACCCGCCAGCGCCTGGCCAGCCTGGGCCTGCAGGCCCAGGCTTCCTCGCCGGACGAATACGAGGCCCACCTGCGCGCCGACATCGCCCGCTGGCGCCTGGTGGGCCGCATCACCAAGGTGCGCCTGAGCTGA
- a CDS encoding DSD1 family PLP-dependent enzyme codes for MHPSTLLTLDTPAAIVSLPRMQRNIERMQQRADALGVRFRPHVKTSKCAEVVAAQRAAGAAGITVSTLKEADQFFAQGVSDILYAVGMAPHRLAHARDLRQRGCALQILTDSVEGARAIVDHGREHGHVFEVLIEIDTDGHRSGIRPDDELLLSVGRVLHDGGMRLAGVLTHAGSSYELHTPQALAALAEQERAGCVLAARRLRAAGLPCAVVSVGSTPTALEAASLEGVTELRAGVYVFFDLVMRNVGVCSQEDIALSVLTTVIGHQADKGWAIVDAGWMAMSRDRGTAKQARDYGYGQVCDIDGLPLEGYVLSGANQEHGILSHEGAPDADIVARFPTGTRLRILPNHACATGAQFTAYEALAADGGVARWPRFHGW; via the coding sequence ATGCACCCGTCCACGCTCCTTACCCTCGACACCCCCGCCGCCATCGTTTCGCTGCCCCGCATGCAGCGCAACATCGAACGCATGCAGCAGCGCGCCGACGCCCTGGGCGTGCGTTTCCGGCCGCACGTCAAGACCAGCAAATGCGCCGAGGTGGTGGCCGCCCAGCGCGCGGCGGGCGCGGCCGGCATCACCGTGTCCACGCTGAAGGAGGCGGATCAGTTCTTCGCCCAGGGCGTGAGCGACATCCTCTACGCCGTCGGCATGGCGCCGCACCGCCTGGCCCATGCGCGGGACCTGCGCCAGCGCGGCTGCGCGCTGCAGATCCTGACCGACAGCGTCGAGGGTGCCCGGGCCATCGTCGACCATGGCCGCGAACACGGCCATGTCTTCGAGGTGCTGATCGAGATCGACACCGACGGCCACCGCTCCGGCATCCGGCCCGATGACGAGCTGCTGCTCTCGGTCGGGCGGGTGCTGCACGATGGCGGCATGCGGCTGGCCGGCGTGCTCACCCACGCCGGATCGAGCTACGAGCTGCACACCCCGCAAGCCCTCGCGGCGCTGGCCGAGCAGGAGCGCGCCGGCTGCGTGCTTGCGGCCCGGCGGCTGCGCGCCGCCGGCCTGCCCTGCGCGGTGGTGTCGGTGGGCTCCACCCCGACCGCGCTGGAGGCCGCCTCGCTCGAAGGCGTGACCGAGCTGCGGGCCGGTGTCTATGTCTTCTTCGACCTGGTGATGCGCAACGTGGGTGTCTGCAGCCAGGAGGACATCGCCCTGAGTGTGCTGACCACCGTCATCGGCCACCAGGCCGACAAGGGCTGGGCCATCGTCGATGCGGGCTGGATGGCCATGAGCCGCGACCGCGGCACCGCGAAGCAGGCGCGCGACTACGGCTACGGCCAGGTCTGCGATATCGACGGGCTGCCGCTGGAGGGTTATGTGCTGTCCGGCGCCAACCAGGAGCACGGCATCCTGTCGCACGAAGGCGCGCCGGACGCGGACATCGTGGCGCGTTTTCCCACCGGCACCCGGCTGCGCATCCTGCCCAACCATGCCTGCGCCACCGGTGCGCAGTTCACCGCCTACGAGGCCCTGGCGGCCGATGGCGGCGTGGCGCGCTGGCCGCGCTTTCACGGCTGGTGA
- a CDS encoding LysR family transcriptional regulator produces the protein MMQIEDLRLAAALLHESSLSAAARSLGVTPPALSMRLRKLEATLGLALASRSARRLQLTSEGERLGREAQELLQRLDGLHESLLRDDRRLTGRLRIAAPFGYGRAHIAPLIARFARLHPALQLQLDLRETPWPDRHDCDAVVHVGTVRDSSWVGHPLAANERWLCASPAYLREHGRPRSPAELHSHACICIRENDEDVTLWHMRPAGGDGRKAETLRIRPAYITNDGGVARQWAEDGMGIVLRSEWDAAEAVAAGRLERVMADWALGSAPVVVLVPTRKGRSARTQALVDFLVSAMRR, from the coding sequence ATGATGCAGATCGAAGACCTCCGCCTGGCCGCAGCGCTGCTGCACGAAAGCTCGCTCAGCGCCGCGGCGCGCTCGCTGGGCGTGACCCCGCCGGCGCTGTCGATGCGGCTGCGCAAGCTCGAAGCCACGCTCGGCCTGGCGCTGGCCAGCCGCAGCGCACGCAGGCTGCAGCTGACCTCCGAGGGCGAGCGCCTGGGCCGCGAGGCGCAGGAGCTGCTGCAGCGGCTCGACGGCCTGCACGAGTCGCTGCTGCGCGACGACCGGCGCCTGACCGGCCGGCTGCGCATCGCCGCCCCCTTCGGCTACGGCCGGGCCCACATCGCGCCGCTGATCGCGCGCTTCGCCAGGCTGCATCCCGCCTTGCAGCTGCAGCTCGACCTGCGCGAGACACCCTGGCCCGACCGCCACGACTGCGATGCGGTGGTGCATGTGGGCACGGTGCGCGATTCCTCCTGGGTGGGCCACCCGCTGGCGGCCAACGAACGCTGGCTGTGCGCCAGCCCTGCCTACCTGCGCGAGCACGGCAGGCCGCGCAGTCCGGCCGAACTGCACAGCCACGCCTGCATCTGCATCCGCGAGAACGACGAGGACGTGACGCTGTGGCACATGCGCCCGGCCGGCGGCGACGGCCGCAAGGCCGAGACCCTGCGCATCCGCCCCGCCTACATCACCAACGACGGCGGCGTGGCCCGCCAGTGGGCGGAAGACGGCATGGGCATCGTGCTGCGCTCCGAATGGGATGCCGCCGAGGCCGTGGCCGCCGGCCGGCTGGAGCGGGTGATGGCCGACTGGGCCCTGGGCAGCGCACCGGTGGTGGTGCTGGTGCCCACCCGCAAGGGGCGCAGCGCGAGGACGCAGGCCCTGGTCGATTTCCTGGTGTCGGCTATGCGGCGGTGA
- a CDS encoding MBL fold metallo-hydrolase, translated as MACLSISACSRPPLHRDSPQMRGGRFRNVVAARQPGWRETLKIIWRFAFRKPRDTVPAQAIPVQPLSAAQLQAAPNGSLYRLGHSTMLLKLAGGFWLTDPVFSERASPVQWAGPRRFHAPPIDLDELPPIEGVILSHDHYDHLDHAAILALAPKVRHFVVPLGVGERLVAWGVDASKVQQLDWWQSTEVAGVRLVATPARHFSGRSLRDRDRTLWASWVILADGLRLFFSGDTGYHAGFAEIGQRHGPFDVTMVETGAYDPLWPDVHMQPEESLQAHLDLRGHTLLPIHNGTFDLALHAWNDPFDRIVALAEARGVPVLTPTMGEPVLLSHPEPTARWWRPLTAA; from the coding sequence ATGGCCTGTCTTTCGATCTCCGCCTGCAGCCGCCCGCCGCTCCACCGCGATTCGCCGCAGATGCGGGGCGGGCGCTTCCGCAACGTCGTGGCCGCCCGGCAGCCCGGCTGGCGCGAGACACTCAAGATCATCTGGCGCTTCGCCTTCCGCAAGCCCCGCGACACGGTGCCCGCGCAGGCGATTCCGGTGCAGCCGCTGAGCGCTGCGCAGCTGCAGGCCGCCCCCAACGGCAGCCTGTACCGGCTCGGCCACTCCACCATGCTGCTCAAGCTGGCCGGCGGCTTCTGGCTGACCGACCCGGTGTTCTCCGAACGCGCCTCGCCGGTGCAGTGGGCCGGCCCCCGGCGCTTCCATGCGCCGCCGATCGACCTGGACGAACTCCCGCCGATCGAAGGCGTGATCCTCTCGCACGACCACTACGACCACCTGGACCACGCCGCCATCCTGGCGCTGGCGCCCAAGGTGCGGCATTTCGTGGTGCCGCTGGGCGTGGGCGAACGCCTGGTCGCCTGGGGCGTGGATGCTTCCAAGGTGCAGCAGCTGGACTGGTGGCAGTCCACCGAAGTGGCCGGCGTGCGCCTGGTCGCCACGCCGGCCCGGCATTTCTCCGGCCGCAGCCTGCGCGACCGCGACCGCACGCTGTGGGCGTCCTGGGTGATCCTGGCCGACGGCCTGCGGCTCTTCTTCAGCGGCGACACCGGCTACCACGCGGGCTTCGCCGAGATCGGCCAGCGCCACGGCCCCTTCGACGTGACCATGGTGGAAACCGGCGCCTACGATCCGCTGTGGCCGGACGTGCACATGCAGCCCGAGGAGAGCCTGCAGGCCCATCTGGACCTGCGCGGCCACACCCTGCTGCCGATCCACAACGGCACCTTCGACCTGGCCCTGCATGCCTGGAACGACCCCTTCGACCGCATCGTGGCGCTGGCCGAGGCGCGCGGCGTGCCGGTGCTCACGCCCACCATGGGCGAGCCGGTGCTGCTGTCGCATCCGGAGCCGACCGCGCGCTGGTGGCGCCCGCTCACCGCCGCATAG
- a CDS encoding TetR/AcrR family transcriptional regulator, protein MSTQRLTDRKRAAIVQAAVAEFRAHGFEATSMDRVAASAEVSKRTLYNHFSSKDELFAEILMQLWDRSTTTLDLAYRPDRPLQQQLAALLLRKVAMLSGEDFIDLARVAIAATIHTPERAQDMLARLAQKENALLTWIQAAQQDGRLRPGDAALVVQQLESLVKGAAFWPQVAMGQPRLGTRAQKQLAAAAAELVLSRHAT, encoded by the coding sequence ATGAGCACCCAACGCCTGACCGACCGCAAACGCGCCGCCATCGTGCAGGCAGCCGTCGCGGAGTTCCGTGCCCACGGCTTCGAGGCCACCAGCATGGACCGGGTCGCCGCCAGCGCCGAGGTCTCCAAACGCACGCTCTACAACCATTTCTCCAGCAAGGACGAGCTCTTCGCCGAGATCCTGATGCAGCTCTGGGACCGCAGCACCACCACCCTCGACCTGGCCTACCGGCCCGACCGGCCGCTGCAGCAGCAGCTCGCGGCCCTGCTGCTGCGCAAGGTGGCGATGCTGTCCGGCGAAGACTTCATCGACCTGGCGCGGGTGGCCATCGCCGCCACCATCCACACGCCCGAGAGAGCGCAGGACATGCTGGCCCGCCTGGCGCAGAAGGAGAACGCCCTGCTCACCTGGATACAGGCCGCGCAGCAGGACGGCCGCCTGCGGCCCGGCGATGCGGCCCTGGTGGTGCAGCAGCTGGAGAGCCTGGTCAAGGGCGCCGCCTTCTGGCCGCAGGTCGCCATGGGCCAGCCCCGGCTGGGCACCCGGGCGCAGAAGCAGCTGGCCGCCGCCGCGGCCGAACTGGTGCTGAGCCGCCACGCCACCTAG
- a CDS encoding transglutaminase-like domain-containing protein — protein MPGIISPPQTLLRCELEYEVLSPSHFIFAIQCAFSPDQHVTHESLAVRPFIPLQTSWEPATGNRIFRCNVQPGILQLRYDATVQISRPDRGLDHESEVAQLPDHVLPYLMPSRFCPSDTMSQEAQRLFGQVPRGRARVDYICDWIRHNIAYEIGTSHSTTTALDAYTQQAGVCRDFAHLAITFCRALNIPARLVGGYCHFEEPPQDFHAVVEAWLGDRWVMFDPTLLALPENIVRVATGLDAKNTAFATMYGSMVMSHMHIQVSHDGSALADIPDPIQATVRRMAPVF, from the coding sequence ATGCCCGGAATCATTTCGCCGCCCCAGACCCTCTTGCGCTGCGAGCTGGAATACGAGGTCTTGAGTCCGTCCCACTTCATCTTCGCGATCCAGTGCGCCTTCAGCCCCGACCAGCATGTGACGCACGAGAGCCTGGCCGTCCGCCCTTTCATCCCGCTGCAGACCAGCTGGGAGCCGGCCACCGGCAACCGCATCTTCCGCTGCAACGTGCAGCCCGGCATCCTGCAGCTGCGCTACGACGCCACCGTGCAGATCAGCCGACCGGACCGCGGCCTGGACCATGAATCCGAAGTCGCCCAGCTCCCCGACCATGTCCTGCCCTACCTGATGCCCAGCCGCTTCTGCCCATCGGACACCATGAGCCAGGAAGCCCAGCGCCTCTTCGGCCAGGTGCCGCGCGGCCGCGCGCGGGTCGACTACATCTGCGACTGGATCCGCCACAACATCGCCTACGAGATCGGCACCAGCCACTCCACCACCACCGCGCTGGACGCCTACACCCAGCAGGCCGGCGTGTGCCGGGATTTCGCCCACCTGGCCATCACCTTCTGCCGCGCGCTCAACATCCCCGCGCGGCTGGTCGGCGGCTACTGCCACTTCGAGGAACCGCCGCAGGACTTCCACGCCGTCGTCGAAGCCTGGCTGGGCGACCGCTGGGTGATGTTCGACCCGACGCTGCTGGCCCTGCCCGAGAACATCGTGCGGGTGGCCACCGGGCTCGATGCCAAGAACACCGCCTTCGCCACCATGTACGGCTCCATGGTGATGAGCCACATGCACATCCAGGTGAGCCACGACGGCAGCGCGCTGGCGGACATCCCGGATCCGATCCAGGCCACGGTGCGCCGGATGGCGCCGGTCTTTTAG
- a CDS encoding FadR/GntR family transcriptional regulator, translating into MPAQSKAADSPSTPLAGHRTEVDRSYRGLANQVLELIAAGEFKSGDRLPAERALAERFKVSRTSVREAIIALEVNGTVEVRGGSGIYVCPPNVRLASFEFAQGPGPIEALRARALIESEVAAQAAADRKDGDLDAIFATIADMRDHMQDKAGNEAADREFHLAIAGATGNKVLVQAVAAIWDGSRSSQLWTRMEQHFSSLEMRSASLADHQRIFDGILARDPDQARAAMRGHLERVIREFTQAWR; encoded by the coding sequence ATGCCCGCCCAGTCAAAGGCTGCCGACAGCCCTTCCACACCGCTTGCCGGCCATAGAACCGAGGTGGACCGGTCCTACCGCGGTCTGGCCAATCAGGTGCTGGAGCTGATCGCCGCGGGTGAGTTCAAGAGCGGTGATCGCCTGCCCGCCGAGCGTGCGCTGGCCGAGCGTTTCAAGGTCAGCCGCACCTCGGTGCGTGAAGCCATCATTGCGCTGGAGGTGAACGGCACGGTGGAGGTGCGGGGCGGCTCCGGCATCTACGTGTGCCCGCCGAACGTGCGCCTGGCTTCCTTCGAATTCGCCCAGGGGCCCGGCCCCATCGAGGCCTTGCGGGCACGGGCATTGATCGAATCGGAGGTGGCCGCCCAGGCCGCGGCGGACCGCAAGGACGGCGACCTGGACGCCATCTTCGCCACGATCGCCGACATGCGCGACCACATGCAGGACAAGGCCGGCAACGAGGCGGCGGACCGGGAATTTCACCTCGCCATCGCCGGCGCCACCGGCAACAAGGTCCTGGTGCAGGCGGTCGCCGCCATCTGGGACGGCTCGCGCAGCAGCCAGCTGTGGACCCGGATGGAGCAGCATTTCTCGTCGCTGGAAATGCGCTCGGCCAGCCTGGCCGATCACCAGCGGATCTTCGATGGCATCCTGGCCCGGGATCCGGATCAGGCCCGCGCGGCGATGCGGGGACACCTGGAGCGGGTGATCCGCGAATTCACCCAGGCCTGGCGCTGA